From Vigna unguiculata cultivar IT97K-499-35 chromosome 5, ASM411807v1, whole genome shotgun sequence, the proteins below share one genomic window:
- the LOC114183397 gene encoding carbamoyl-phosphate synthase large chain, chloroplastic, whose translation MPMAYCISHFPKLLLLPSLPHSPSRSSALLPPPKPLPQNHAVPKTLRACPSSRVKPTPPVRCSNVAVAEPAPKVGKRTDIKKILILGAGPIVIGQACEFDYSGTQACKALREEGYEVVLINSNPATIMTDPETADRTYITPMTPELVESVLESERPDALLPTMGGQTALNLAVALAESGALEKYGVELIGAKLDAIKKAEDRELFKQAMTNIGIKTPPSGIGTTLEECLNIANEIGEYPLIVRPAFTLGGTGGGIAYNREDLLEICKAGLAASLTTQVLIEKSLLGWKEYELEVMRDLADNVVIICSIENIDPMGVHTGDSITVAPAQTLTDKEYQRLRDYSIAIIREIGVECGGSNVQFAVNPVDGEVMVIEMNPRVSRSSALASKATGFPIAKMAAKLSVGYSLDQIPNDITKKTPASFEPSIDYVVTKIPRFAFEKFPGSQPILTTQMKSVGEAMAVGRTFQESFQKAVRSLEYGYAGWGCAQVKELNYDLEQLKYNLRVPNPERIHAIYAAMKRGMQIDEIFELSYIDKWFLTQLKELVDVENFLLSYNLSDLTYVDFFEVKKRGFSDKQIAFATKSSEKEVRNRRLSLGVTPAYKRVDTCAAEFEANTPYMYSSYDFECESAPTTRKKVLILGGGPNRIGQGIEFDYCCCHASFALQDAGYETIMVNSNPETVSTDYDTSDRLYFEPLTVEDVLNIIDLERPDGIIVQFGGQTPLKLSLPIQQYLDEQKPACASGVGHVRIWGTSPDSIDIAEDRERFNVMLHDLKIEHPKGGIARSETDALAIAADIGYPVVVRPSYVLGGRAMEIVYSDDKLVTYLENAVEVDPERPVLIDKYLSDACEIDVDALADSQGNVVIGGIMEHIEQAGIHSGDSACSIPTRTVPSTCLETIRSWTVNLAKQLSVCGLMNCQYAITPSGDVFLLEANPRASRTVPFVSKAIGHPLAKYASLVMSGKTLHDLQFTKEVIPKYVSVKEAVLPFSKFPGCDVFLSPEMRSTGEVMGIDPSYNVAFAKAQIAAGQKLPLSGTVFLSLNDLTKPHLQKIAKAFVENGFRIVATSGTAHVLKLANIPAEPVLKLHEGRPHAGDMIANGDIQLMVVTSSDDALDRIDGLALRRMALDYKVPIVTTVNGALATAEAIQSLKANSIKMIALQDFIDGEFKQ comes from the exons ATGCCAATGGCCTATTGCATATCGCACTTCCCCAAGCTTCTACTCCTCCCTTCTCTTCCACACTCCCCGTCGCGTTCCTCCGCTCTCCTCCCGCCGCCCAAACCTCTGCCCCAAAACCACGCCGTTCCCAAAACCCTACGCGCATGCCCCTCCTCGCGCGTGAAACCAACGCCTCCGGTTCGATGCTCAAACGTCGCCGTTGCAGAACCCGCCCCCAAAGTCGGGAAGCGAACCGATATCAAGAAGATCCTAATTCTCGGCGCGGGTCCCATCGTAATCGGCCAAGCGTGCGAGTTCGACTACTCCGGGACCCAAGCGTGTAAGGCCTTGCGCGAAGAAGGTTACGAGGTGGTTCTCATAAACTCCAATCCTGCCACAATCATGACTGATCCTGAAACCGCCGACCGCACCTACATCACTCCCATGACGCCGGAGCTTGTCGAGAGCGTTCTCGAGTCCGAGCGCCCCGACGCGCTCCTCCCCACCATGGGCGGCCAGACCGCACTCAACCTTGCCGTCGCCCTCGCCGAGAGCGGCGCGCTCGAGAAATACGGCGTTGAACTCATCGGCGCGAAGCTCGACGCAATCAAAAAGGCTGAGGATAGAGAGCTCTTCAAACAGGCCATGACGAACATCGGAATTAAGACCCCTCCCTCCGGCATTGGCACCACGCTCGAGGAGTGCCTCAACATTGCCAACGAAATCGGAGAGTACCCGCTCATCGTGCGGCCGGCGTTCACCCTCGGTGGCACCGGCGGCGGAATCGCGTACAACCGTGAGGATTTGTTGGAGATTTGCAAGGCTGGGCTTGCTGCTAGCTTGACCACCCAGGTTTTGATTGAGAAGTCTCTGCTCGGGTGGAAGGAGTATGAGCTTGAGGTTATGAGGGATTTGGCTGACAACGTTGTTATCATTTGTTCTATTGAGAATATTGATCCCATGGGGGTTCACACCGGCGATTCGATTACGGTTGCCCCGGCGCAGACTCTGACGGATAAGGAGTACCAGCGGCTGAGGGATTATTCAATTGCTATAATTAGAGAGATTGGAGTGGAGTGTGGCGGGTCTAATGTTCAGTTTGCGGTTAATCCTGTGGATGGTGAGGTGATGGTCATTGAGATGAACCCCAGAGTTTCCAGGTCTTCAGCTTTGGCGTCTAAGGCTACTGGATTTCCCATTGCAAAGATGGCGGCGAAGTTGTCTGTGGGGTATTCTTTGGATCAAATTCCAAATGATATTACAAAGAAGACACCTGCTAGCTTTGAGCCATCTATTGATTACGTCGTTACTAAG ATTCCTCGGTTTGCTTTTGAGAAGTTTCCTGGTTCTCAGCCAATATTGACGACACAGATGAAATCTGTTGGAGAGGCAATGGCAGTAGGGAGAACCTTCCAAGAGTCATTTCAGAAAGCAGTACGCTCTCTAGAATATGGATACGCCGGATGGGGGTGTGCCCAGGTGAAGGAGTTGAACTATGACTTGGAGCAGTTGAAGTATAACCTCCGAGTTCCTAACCCAGAGCGCATCCATGCCATCTATGCTGCAATGAAACGAGGGATGCAGATTGACGAAATCTTTGAGCTCAGTTACATTGACAAGTGGTTTCTCACACAGCTCAAGGAGCTGGTTGACGTGGAAAATTTCTTGCTGTCATACAATTTGTCTGATTTGACATATGTTGATTTCTTTGAGGTGAAGAAAAGAGGGTTTAGTGATAAGCAGATAGCATTTGCTACTAAATCTTCTGAGAAAGAAGTACGCAATAGGCGATTGTCTCTGGGTGTTACCCCGGCATATAAGCGAGTTGATACATGTGCAGCAGAATTTGAGGCTAATACTCCTTATATGTATTCTTCTTATGATTTTGAATGTGAATCGGCTCCCACTACAAGAAAGAAGGTCTTAATTTTGGGTGGAGGACCAAACAGAATTGGTCAAGGGATTGAGTTTGATTACTGTTGTTGTCATGCATCTTTTGCTCTTCAG GATGCAGGATATGAGACAATCATGGTGAACTCAAACCCAGAGACAGTCTCCACAGACTATGACACTAGTGACCGTCTATACTTTGAACCCTTGACTGTTGAAGATGTTTTGAACATTATTGATTTGGAAAGGCCTGATGGTATCATTGTACAATTTGGAGGTCAAACACCATTGAAGTTATCTCTCCCCATACAACAATACCTAGATGAACAAAAGCCTGCATGTGCCAGTGGTGTTGGTCATGTACGTATTTGGGGAACATCTCCTGATTCCATAGATATTGCCGAGGACAGAGAGAGGTTCAATGTGATGCTTCATGATCTAAAGATTGAACACCCTAAAGGTGGAATAGCTAGGAGTGAAACTGATGCCCTTGCCATTGCAGCTGACATTGGATATCCAGTTGTTGTTCGCCCTTCTTATGTTTTGGGTGGTCGAGCAATGGAGATTGTGTACAGCGATGATAAACTGGTGACATACCTTGAAAATGCCGTTGAGGTGGATCCAGAACGCCCTGTATTAATTGACAAATATTTGTCTGATGCCTGTGAGATTGATGTCGATGCACTGGCCGACTCACAAGGCAATGTGGTCATTGGTGGGATAATGGAGCACATTGAACAGGCTGGGATACATTCTGGTGACTCTGCCTGCTCTATTCCAACCCGAACCGTTCCATCAACTTGCTTGGAGACAATCAGGTCGTGGACAGTAAACTTGGCAAAACAATTGAGTGTATGTGGGCTCATGAATTGTCAGTATGCAATAACTCCATCAGGGGATGTATTTTTGCTTGAGGCCAACCCTCGAGCTTCTCGTACAGTTCCATTTGTATCAAAAGCAATTGGCCATCCATTGGCTAAATATGCTTCCCTTGTCATGTCTGGAAAGACTCTCCATGATTTACAGTTTACAAAAGAGGTCATACCTAAATATGTGTCAGTCAAGGAAGCAGTTCTTCCTTTCTCAAAGTTCCCAGGCTGTGATGTGTTTTTAAGTCCCGAGATGCGAAGTACCGGTGAGGTTATGGGTATTGACCCTTCATATAATGTTGCATTTGCGAAAGCTCAAATTGCTGCTGGGCAGAAGCTACCACTTTCTGGTACTGTGTTCCTTAGCTTGAACGACTTAACAAAGCCACATCTTCAGAAGATAGCAAAGGCTTTCGTTGAGAATGGTTTTCGGATTGTTGCTACCAGTGGAACCGCTCATGTTCTTAAATTAGCTAACATCCCTGCGGAGCCAGTGCTGAAGTTGCACGAAGGGAGGCCTCATGCTGGTGACATGATAGCCAATGGAGACATTCAACTGATGGTGGTAACCAGCTCAGACGATGCACTTGATCGTATAGATGGTCTGGCCCTGAGAAGGATGGCTTTGGATTACAAGGTTCCTATCGTCACAACAGTTAATGGAGCCCTGGCAACCGCTGAAGCAATACAAAGCTTGAAGGCCAACTCCATCAAAATGATCGCACTTCAGGACTTCATTGACGGTGAATTTAAACAGTGA
- the LOC114183811 gene encoding LOB domain-containing protein 1-like, with amino-acid sequence MESDANTLSSSPTFSHSSNTLSSSSPPQLVMTPCAACKILRRRCAEKCVLAPYFPPTEPAKFTTAHRVFGASNIIKFLQELPECQRADAVASMVYEAGARIRDPVYGSAGAICQLQKQVNELQAQLAKAQAEVVNMQFQQANLVALICMEMSQTPQESPQQSVDNFITSPSHSSGYQNNLSFFEDNTNLNSLWEPLWT; translated from the exons ATGGAGAGTGACGCAAACACCCTCTCTTCCTCTCCCACATTCTCTCACTCCTCCAAtaccctttcttcttcttcccctcCCCAACTTGTCATGACCCCTTGTGCTGCATGCAAAATCCTTAGGCGAAGATGTGCTGAGAAATGTGTGTTGGCACCTTATTTCCCTCCCACCGAACCCGCCAAGTTCACCACTGCTCACAGAGTCTTCGGTGCCAGCAATATAATCAAGTTCTTACAG GAACTTCCGGAGTGTCAGAGAGCTGATGCAGTGGCGAGCATGGTTTACGAGGCTGGTGCAAGAATAAGAGACCCTGTATATGGAAGTGCAGGTGCAATTTGCCAGCTCCAAAAGCAAGTGAATGAACTTCAAGCACAGTTAGCAAAGGCACAAGCTGAGGTTGTAAACATGCAATTCCAACAAGCCAATCTCGTGGCTCTAATTTGCATGGAAATGTCACAGACTCCACAGGAATCACCCCAACAATCCGTCGACAATTTCATCACAAGTCCTTCCCACAGCAGTGGCTATCAGAACAATCTCAGTTTCTTTGAGGATAACACCAACCTAAACTCTCTATGGGAGCCTCTTTGGACATGA